A genomic segment from Glycine soja cultivar W05 chromosome 18, ASM419377v2, whole genome shotgun sequence encodes:
- the LOC114394618 gene encoding BTB/POZ domain-containing protein At3g08570-like isoform X2 → MVSETSLSSSKRSPATPKFCNSFTTRIFADVAGDITIVVDGESFLLHKFPLVTLSGKIRKMVAEAKGSNVSSLELINFPGGHQTFELAMKFCYGMNFEITTFDVARLRCAAEYLEMTEEYREQNLISRTDIYLNEIVFQSLQKSVEVLSTCEMLPPDTVDEIEISNGCVEAIAMNACKEQLVSGLSKLDCDGKSEELKEDCVAWWVEDLSVLRIDYFQRVICAMGRMGVRSDSIIASLMHYAQSSLKGIGKCQFWNPSRTNSSPTSVEKDQRIIVETLVSLMPTDKSSSIPLTFLFGMLKMAIMLGATIPCRLELERRIALRLEMVSLDDLLIPSLQSGDSLFDVDTVHRLLVNFLQRVEEEETEDYGYESDGFCSSGHGSLLKVGQLIDAYLAEIAPDPYLSLQKFIALIEILPDYARVIDDGLYRAVDIYLKAHPALTEQECKKLCKLIDCQKLSEEACNHAAQNDRLPLQMVVQVLYFEQLRLKNALSGSSGDGLLSQRISSGVPSAAMSPRDNYASLRRENRELKLEISRMRVRLSELEKEQMFMKQGIIDKAGNGRTFLTSLSKGIGRIAIFSSQGGGKRQKSAAELRSNTTQ, encoded by the exons GATATTTGCTGATGTTGCTGGTGACATTACAATTGTCGTTGATGGCGAGTCTTTTCTTCTGCATAAG TTTCCCTTGGTGACTCTAAGTGGGAAGATCCGGAAGATGGTGGCTGAAGCCAAGGGTTCCAATGTTTCAAGCTTGGAGCTCATCAACTTTCCAGGGGGTCACCAGACATTTGAACTTGCCATGAAGTTCTGTTATGGAATGAATTTTGAGATTACAACATTTGATGTTGCGCGGCTTCGATGTGCAGCAGAGTACCTAGAAATGACAGAAGAATACAGGGAGCAAAACCTCATCTCAAGAACAGATATTTATCTGAATGAGATTGTATTTCAAAGTCTTCAGAAGTCAGTGGAAGTGCTATCCACCTGTGAGATGTTACCTCCAGATACAGTGGATGAAATTGAAATATCAAACGGATGCGTGGAAGCCATTGCAATGAATGCTTGCAAGGAGCAACTAGTTTCTGGTTTATCTAAATTAGACTGTGATGGTAAATCTGAAGAGCTAAaggaggattgtgttgcatggTGGGTTGAAGATCTCTCGGTTTTGCGAATAGATTACTTCCAAAGAGTTATTTGTGCCATGGGAAGAATGGGGGTGAGATCGGACAGCATTATTGCATCACTGATGCATTATGCTCAATCATCATTAAAGGGCATTGGAAAGTGTCAATTTTGGAATCCATCAAGGACAAACTCAAGTCCAACTAGTGTAGAAAAGGACCAGAGGATAATTGTGGAAACTCTAGTAAGTCTCATGCCAACAGACAAAAGCTCTTCCATTCCATTGACATTTTTGTTTGGCATGTTAAAGATGGCTATCATGTTGGGTGCCACTATCCCCTGTAGGCTTGAGCTTGAAAGGAGGATCGCGTTACGGTTGGAAATGGTCTCACTAGATGATCTGCTTATACCATCTCTACAGAGTGGGGACTCCTTATTTGATGTTGATACAGTTCACAGGCTACTGGTGAATTTCTTGCAACGGGTTGAAGAGGAAGAAACCGAAGATTATGGGTATGAATCTGATGGGTTTTGTTCTTCTGGCCATGGTTCTCTGCTAAAAGTGGGACAGCTTATTGATGCTTATTTAGCAGAAATTGCTCCTGATCCCTACTTAAGTCTACAGAAATTCATTGCTTTGATTGAGATACTTCCTGATTATGCTCGTGTTATCGATGATGGCCTTTATAGAGCTGTGGACATTTATTTGAAG GCACATCCAGCACTAACAGAACAAGAATGCAAGAAGCTATGCAAGTTGATAGACTGCCAGAAGCTGTCTGAAGAAGCATGCAACCATGCAGCCCAGAATGACAGACTTCCACTGCAAATGGTGGTGCAAGTCTTGTACTTCGAGCAGCTGCGTTTGAAGAACGCGTTGTCGGGCAGTTCCGGAGACGGGCTGCTGTCGCAGAGAATAAGCAGTGGTGTTCCAAGTGCAGCCATGTCCCCTAGGGACAACTATGCTTCTCTGCGAAGAGAGAACCGGGAACTGAAGCTGGAGATTTCAAGAATGAGGGTGAGGCTGAGTGAGTTGGAGAAGGAGCAGATGTTCATGAAACAAGGCATCATTGACAAGGCAGGAAATGGAAGAACATTCTTAACCTCACTTTCTAAGGGAATAGGGAGAATTGCAATTTTTAGCAGTCAAGGCGGGGGAAAGCGCCAGAAATCAG CTGCTGAGCTAAGGTCGAATACTACACAGTGA
- the LOC114394618 gene encoding BTB/POZ domain-containing protein At3g08570-like isoform X1 produces the protein MVSETSLSSSKRSPATPKFCNSFTTRIFADVAGDITIVVDGESFLLHKFPLVTLSGKIRKMVAEAKGSNVSSLELINFPGGHQTFELAMKFCYGMNFEITTFDVARLRCAAEYLEMTEEYREQNLISRTDIYLNEIVFQSLQKSVEVLSTCEMLPPDTVDEIEISNGCVEAIAMNACKEQLVSGLSKLDCDGKSEELKEDCVAWWVEDLSVLRIDYFQRVICAMGRMGVRSDSIIASLMHYAQSSLKGIGKCQFWNPSRTNSSPTSVEKDQRIIVETLVSLMPTDKSSSIPLTFLFGMLKMAIMLGATIPCRLELERRIALRLEMVSLDDLLIPSLQSGDSLFDVDTVHRLLVNFLQRVEEEETEDYGYESDGFCSSGHGSLLKVGQLIDAYLAEIAPDPYLSLQKFIALIEILPDYARVIDDGLYRAVDIYLKAHPALTEQECKKLCKLIDCQKLSEEACNHAAQNDRLPLQMVVQVLYFEQLRLKNALSGSSGDGLLSQRISSGVPSAAMSPRDNYASLRRENRELKLEISRMRVRLSELEKEQMFMKQGIIDKAGNGRTFLTSLSKGIGRIAIFSSQGGGKRQKSGRKSRGSEGKTGRSRRYSVS, from the exons GATATTTGCTGATGTTGCTGGTGACATTACAATTGTCGTTGATGGCGAGTCTTTTCTTCTGCATAAG TTTCCCTTGGTGACTCTAAGTGGGAAGATCCGGAAGATGGTGGCTGAAGCCAAGGGTTCCAATGTTTCAAGCTTGGAGCTCATCAACTTTCCAGGGGGTCACCAGACATTTGAACTTGCCATGAAGTTCTGTTATGGAATGAATTTTGAGATTACAACATTTGATGTTGCGCGGCTTCGATGTGCAGCAGAGTACCTAGAAATGACAGAAGAATACAGGGAGCAAAACCTCATCTCAAGAACAGATATTTATCTGAATGAGATTGTATTTCAAAGTCTTCAGAAGTCAGTGGAAGTGCTATCCACCTGTGAGATGTTACCTCCAGATACAGTGGATGAAATTGAAATATCAAACGGATGCGTGGAAGCCATTGCAATGAATGCTTGCAAGGAGCAACTAGTTTCTGGTTTATCTAAATTAGACTGTGATGGTAAATCTGAAGAGCTAAaggaggattgtgttgcatggTGGGTTGAAGATCTCTCGGTTTTGCGAATAGATTACTTCCAAAGAGTTATTTGTGCCATGGGAAGAATGGGGGTGAGATCGGACAGCATTATTGCATCACTGATGCATTATGCTCAATCATCATTAAAGGGCATTGGAAAGTGTCAATTTTGGAATCCATCAAGGACAAACTCAAGTCCAACTAGTGTAGAAAAGGACCAGAGGATAATTGTGGAAACTCTAGTAAGTCTCATGCCAACAGACAAAAGCTCTTCCATTCCATTGACATTTTTGTTTGGCATGTTAAAGATGGCTATCATGTTGGGTGCCACTATCCCCTGTAGGCTTGAGCTTGAAAGGAGGATCGCGTTACGGTTGGAAATGGTCTCACTAGATGATCTGCTTATACCATCTCTACAGAGTGGGGACTCCTTATTTGATGTTGATACAGTTCACAGGCTACTGGTGAATTTCTTGCAACGGGTTGAAGAGGAAGAAACCGAAGATTATGGGTATGAATCTGATGGGTTTTGTTCTTCTGGCCATGGTTCTCTGCTAAAAGTGGGACAGCTTATTGATGCTTATTTAGCAGAAATTGCTCCTGATCCCTACTTAAGTCTACAGAAATTCATTGCTTTGATTGAGATACTTCCTGATTATGCTCGTGTTATCGATGATGGCCTTTATAGAGCTGTGGACATTTATTTGAAG GCACATCCAGCACTAACAGAACAAGAATGCAAGAAGCTATGCAAGTTGATAGACTGCCAGAAGCTGTCTGAAGAAGCATGCAACCATGCAGCCCAGAATGACAGACTTCCACTGCAAATGGTGGTGCAAGTCTTGTACTTCGAGCAGCTGCGTTTGAAGAACGCGTTGTCGGGCAGTTCCGGAGACGGGCTGCTGTCGCAGAGAATAAGCAGTGGTGTTCCAAGTGCAGCCATGTCCCCTAGGGACAACTATGCTTCTCTGCGAAGAGAGAACCGGGAACTGAAGCTGGAGATTTCAAGAATGAGGGTGAGGCTGAGTGAGTTGGAGAAGGAGCAGATGTTCATGAAACAAGGCATCATTGACAAGGCAGGAAATGGAAGAACATTCTTAACCTCACTTTCTAAGGGAATAGGGAGAATTGCAATTTTTAGCAGTCAAGGCGGGGGAAAGCGCCAGAAATCAGGTAGGAAGTCTCGGGGTTCGGAGGGGAAAACTGGTAGGAGTAGGAGATATTCTGTTTCATAG